GTGGGGCTGGAATGGTATCTGTTGGTCGACGACCCGTGGCGGATTGCGATGAGCACCGATCATCCGAACGGGGCGTCGTTCCTGGCCTATCCACAAATCATTGCGTTACTAATGGACCGCACACGACGTCAGGACGTATTGAATCGCCTGCCAGCACGGATCAGGGATGCGACCGTCCTGGGACAGCTTGAACGACAGTATTCGCTGTACGAAATCGCAATTATCACGCGCGCGGCCCCGGCGAAGATGCTGGGTTTGACTCGCAAGGGACACCTTGGACCGGGTGCCGACGCCGACATCACGATCTATACACCGGACGCCGACTATGAGCGGATGTTTGAACTGCCGCGATACGTGCTGAAGGCGGGCGAAATTCTGATTGAACAGGGTGAGATGAGAAAAAGCGTCGAGGGAACGACTCTTCAGACGGCACCAGACTTCGACGCAGGTGCCCTGCCCTCGATTCGGGAATGGTTTGATTCCCGGTACTCGATCCAGTTCCGGAACTATTCGATCGATGCCGATGAATATGCCGAGACGGTCGTGGAGCCAACGATCAGTGGGGCATGAGCCAACGCCAGCCTGCGTTCTCACAATTAGTCGAATCGGATCAAGAGCCACGCGAGGGCGACGGCGACGAAATAGACGATGATTCCAGCCCAAAGCACGTCACTCAGAAAATGTCCTCCTTGGAGGACGCGGGTGACTCCCATCGCCAACCCATAGCTCAGGCCGCCGAGCAGCCAGTAGCGACGCATACGCGTCTGCTTCGGGTTGATGATGAACGCGGGTCCCATCAGGAAGAACGCGATCGAAGCATGGCCAGAGGGGAACGACGAGTTCGGCAAATCGTACGTCGACCAGTCACCGACCAAGTGAAAGGCGAATTCGCCGCCGAAATCCTGGCATTGCAAGGGGCGCGGTCGGCCCCACATCATTTTCAGGCCGGTGTTCACCAGCAGCCCCGGTCCAATGGCCAGGAGCAACAACAGGAACAGCCCGCCGCGACGCAGCGTTTGCAGACGCGTGACATCGGCGTCCCGCCAGATCCAGCGGCCGCAGATCAGAGCCAGGGCTCCGACCGTTCCGACAAGAAGCGGTGGAAAGATGCCGTAGCGATAGAACGACAGTAACGGTTCGGCACGCTGTAACGTCCAAATATTGTCTGCGGCATTGTAGGTGAGGGCCGCAATTTTCCGATCGAGGTCGTAGGTGCGAATCATCACGCTGAACAGGAGAGCGCCGATTAATGGAATCCAGATCGGCCAGCGCGGCTGACGCAGTTGGCCATCGGCTTGTCGTTCCTTCACACAATCGGCCTGTCCGATGGGCGACACGATCGAGTTCGCATCCGGATCAAACAGCGATAGATTCGATTCGTCCGGGAGCGTGGGTGAGGACTTCGAATCGTGATTCGAAAACTCCCGCGGCAACGCGCTCACAACAGACTCCTTTAGGTCACGGCCTGATTCAGGCTACAGGTGATTTCTCAAGTTCGGATGACGCCCGACAGCCAGGCCGACAGTGCCCCGCCAATGACAACGGGCCCCCACGCGGCGAGATCCGGAGGGATGACGTGCCCCGCTCCAAGGGACTGAAAGCCCTGGGTAATTCCAAACACGGCGGCCAGGATAAATCCACAGAGAGACGAATCGGCAACCAGACCGGGACTCTCACGGCGAACCATCAGGGGGATCGTCAACAGAATCGCGATCACGTTCATGGCGGGCTGCATGAAACGCGAGTGGAGATACAGGACCAGGCGATGGACAGACACCATCCCGAAGGCGGGACAGCGAATGCGTGCGAGGAGCTCTGGCGTCGACAACGACGTGAAGCTGGAGCTGCGTTGAAACAGTTGATCACAGGTGATCGCAGAGACGACGAACACACTCGTCCCGTTCTTCTGGATCTTCACCAGCTCATGCCCTTTTTTCGTCAGCGTCGCCGCCAATTCATCGAGCGGCGGTTCGGACACGTTTTGGAGCATCCACCCTGATGGCTGCCGTCCCTTGGCAGGCCGAAACACGGCTTTTTCCGCTTTCAAATCGATCAGCTCTTTGGCGAGCATCGGCGGCGGCAACACGAACGCGGGTTTGCTGATCGTTCGCTCGGCCACGTTCACCCGATCGCCATCAATACAAATGCGCGTCACGTGATCGGTGAGGGATTCGACTTCCGACTGCGAGGGATCATTGCGATGCCGCAGTTCGTGCTCGAGAAAAGCGACTTGAGGGACAAGCACTTCCTGATTGAAGATCAGGACGGCATTGAAGGCGATCGCGGCCAGAATCATCGGCCGCAGAATGCGATACATCGGAATCCCTGCCGCGAGCAGCGGATGCAACTCTCCACTGCGTTGCAGGACGATCAACACGGTCATGACCGAGATCACGACCAGCGCTGGCCCGGCCTTGTCGATGAACATCACCGAGCGATAGCCGTTCAACGTGACAATCAGCCACATCAAACTGAGCGTGCCGTTGTCGCCGTTGAGCGCGAACATTTCATCGAGGTTTTCGAATAGATCGATGATGACGACCAGACCAAACATCGCCACGAAGCACACGCCGAACGTGTGGAGAAAACTTCGCAACAGATAGCGGTCGTATGTCATAACGCTTCAGAGAAGAACCAATTCCGTTTCGGCGCAGGCAAAAAGAACGGCCCGAACTTCGCGCAATGCGATTTTCGGATTCGGCGGGATTACAGGGGAAAGGGCAAACCGGGTCAAGACGGGTCCTAACTCACGACACAACGTGCTTACACACATCAGGTTGCGAGTTCAATCCAATCTCCCAAGTGCAGCGTTGCGGGGACCTGATCGAGGCGGCGAGTGTTGGTGCAGAGGCGATAGAAGTGATCGAAACGGTCGCGCGCCGCCCATGCGGGAAGAGTTTGCTCACGCAGCTTGCGGAACTGTTGCGAGAAACCAGCGGGACCGACAGTTCCGGTTATGGGATCGCGAGTGGGAACGACGCAGCGCTGGCACGGGTTCGTTCCGCCGAGTAAGGCCGAGCCAATCCGGAACGGCTTTGGTTGAGAGTCGGCACCAAAGAGGTGGTCTTCCCAGAACGGTTCGACTCCATCAATTTCGATGTTCGCCCGAAACCGCCCACGGACTTCCTCGACCGTCATTCCGGGAAACCAATCGGCGACCGTTTTCAAGGTAGCGGTGCTGACGATCGTCGGCCCAGACGCGTCCAAGTCGTCGGGAAAACCAGTTTCGTCATTCTCGACGATCGACACTTCGAGCGAGAAGAAGTCGCTCAGCCAATCCGATAACGGCTTTCCATCGCGATCCAGATTTCCGGCGAGAGACTGTGGTTCGCCCCGGCGTCCGACACGGTAGTCACGCGCCAGTGGATCAACGGAGAGGGCAAGTTGGTGCATCAGGGGCGTGCGTTTACCATTGATGAATTTCCCCGCAGGGTCGACCAAGGCAAACTGACGGTCATGACGCAATCCGCCATTCGGCAGAAGCTCAACCTGGGTATGATCGACACCGTCACACGACTTGACAGGGTAGACGGTCAGTCTCGCAATCGATGGCATACGACGTCTTCACCTTTCTTCCATAGTTCGCGTGATGGCGAATCATGAAACGAACGAAAATCACGAGCGTTTGTGACGAACGCCAATTGGAATGCAGTTCAGGATGCGGTGCGGATGCAATTTAGTAGCAGGCGTTCGAAATCATCCCAGTCAAAGTGAGGCTGATCCAGAATAATTTCCAATCGGCTGTCGCGCCGATACGGGATCGCACCGCAGGTCAGTTCGCCGCCGACTCGATTGAACAAGAGCCATTCATTTCCCACGTTGAAGACGCCCTTCAGTCGATGGACGTCAAAGCTGCCATTGAACAGTTCGAACAGATCCACTTTCCGGAAAGCATCCAAAGGGGAAAAGATCCAACCGCACGCGGCGCGGCCCATCTGATTGCTTTCTTTCCGCAGAGGATGACGGGGCAGGACGAGCGAAACGGTCGACGCCGTCGACCGATGTGCGTGCGGCGAATCGATTGGATGAGCTTCAGGAAACAGCGGCGTCCTTTCGGGCGTGACGTCGGCGTCGAGCAGGGTTAGGTCCAGCACACCTTGCGAGGTCGTGACGATCTGCGATTTCGGTGGGAACAGATGCTTCAAATGAGCGAGGAACGGATCTAGCACGGCAGGATCGGTGCGATCCATCTTGTTGACGACGACGACGTCGGCCATGTGCAGTTGATCGCGGAAGACATCGACGTTGGTCACGCGAGGATTGGCATAGTCGGCGGCGTCGGCCAGGCAAATCGTCGCGCGAAGATCAAGCACGCCGCGAAACCAGGGACCACGCAGGGTATCGAGCACTTTTGCGGGATGGCCCAGCCCTGTCGGTTCAATCAGAATTCGATCGGGACTTGTCTGACGAATCAGTTCCATCAAAGAAAACTCAATGGGAGAATCCGACGCGCAGCAGAAGCAGCCACCCGCGATTTCGCTGACGGCGATCCCTTCGGCCCCCGCCGATTCAATGATCGCTCCGTCGATCCCCACTTCACCGAATTCATTGACCAGCACCGCCCAACGCTCGTGCGGCGGTTTTTGTCCGATCAGGTGGCGGATCGAGGTTGTCTTTCCGACGCCCAGAAATCCGGTGATCAAATTCGTGGGAATCCGTGCGCGTTCCGTCATGATTCCGCCTGTGTCGTGGGACATTGCGATCGGTATAGGTGTTTTATCTGCGATCAACCGATTCTACACCGCGGTCCCCGGTTTCTGTCCGACATACAACGTGGCGATGCCGAATGTCAGCGGCGTGAACGTGACGTTGATCAGACCGCAGGCGGTCAACTTGTCAGCGAGCGCCTTTCCATAGGGGAACTCGGACACCGACGCGGGCAGATAGTCGTATGCCGACTGTTTGTTCTTTGCGAGCAACTGGCCGATTCGCGGCAGCACGTATTTGAAGTAGTTGCGATAGACGACGTTGAACAGGGGATTGGTGGGCATCGAGAACTCCAGAATGGCGACTCGGCCACCTGGTTGGGAGACGCGCATCATCTCTTTGATCCCCAGTTCGGTATTCGTGACGTTTCGCAGCCCGAAGGCCACAGACACGATCTGGAACTGGTCTGCCTCAAAGGGAAGGTGCTGCGTGTCGGCTTCTTGAAAGGTCAGCGATGCGGCACCATCGGCAATTTTCTTCCCCATCTGTCGATCGCGTTTTCCTTCGGCGAGTCGCAGCATTTCGGGAGTGAAATCGGTCGCCATCACCGGGATTTGCCCGCGGCCCGCGTTCCAATAGGCGATGGCCAAATCGCCCGTGCCGGTACAGACATCCAGGATTGGTGCCGTTCCCTTGGGGGCCACCGCGCGAATCGTCCGCCAGCGCCAGTAGTAGTCGACACCACCGGACAGCAGATGATTCATCAGATCGTAACGTCCCGAGATTTCACCAAACATCTGGCGAACACGGGCTTCAGACTTATCAACAGTAACAGACATAACTCACTTCAGTGATTCGCGGGATTTTGGAAAGGATCTCTGGCGACCAACCATTTCAGCCGAGCCATGAATGGTAGCAGCCGCGGCACCCTGGCGTCATTCGTTCGCAATTGTGGAGGGCCGCCGTTCGAGATTGAATTCGGACCAGCGTTCGCGAACGCGGGCGGCGATTTCGCTCGACATCACCAGCGGCTCGGGCCACGGTTCGCCACGTTCTGCGGGCAGTTTCCGTGTCGCATCAATGCCGACACGCCCCGCCAGAGACGTCGGCAACCGAGTATAGTCGTCGTCGCGAGCTCGGCCATCCGACGCAATAAAATCGGACGATGGACAGGCGTTCGTCCCCACCGCCAGCCAAACACCGTCGTCGTCGTGCACGTCGACATCTGCATCGACGATCACGATGATCTTGGTTTGCTCGAACAGTTCGAGGCCCCAAAGGGCATGGAGCACTCGTCGCGCCTGATGTGCTGCCGATTTGTGAATGCTGACAAACAACAGGTTGCGACCGGCCGAGGCGAGTGGCTGATTGATGTCATGGATCTCGGGCAGCAAACGCTTGATCATTGGCAACTGGATACGATCCCGCGCCAACGTGAGCCACGAATCTTCGCTGGGCGGCGGGGCCGTGACGATCGCGGGGAATACCGGGTTCGCCCGATGCGTGACGGCTGTGACCTGAATCAGCGGCAGGGCTCGCGTCACATAGCGACCGTTGCCGCGCGCCACAGTTAAAGGAGTTACCGAGAATGATTTTTCGGCATCGATGTAACCTTCAATCACGATTTCGGAACCGGCGGGGACTTCGAGTTCATTCGTACGGCAGCGAATAACATCTAAACCTGCACCGCGAATCATCCCTGCAAACGCTCGCGAGTCCAGCGGTCCACGCACGCGATGTGTCAGGCTGAGGAGCGGGTCGCCGCCCAGACTGATCGCGACTGGTAAGTTCTGTCGAGAATCGATCGCCGATCTGATCAAGGACGACTGTTGATGGTCTTCGTCGTGCCAGCCCAATTCTTGCTGGCCCGCAACAACGAGCGGGGGCTGGAAGATCACGGTTGCCCCAGTGAGCGGGTCGACCGTGACAAGTTGCCCTGACGTGATCACGGGGTACGGTTCGCCCGGCCAGCAGCGTGGAACGGGCAATTCCCACAGGCTGACATCACGTCCCATCCTCACGACCTGCTGACAGAGTGCGGTCTTGACCGAACGAGGTGCCCATTTGCTGAGACTTCCCCAGTTGGGAACCAGCTTCAACGCATCCAGCCAGCTTGCCGACGAATCGGCTTGAATGCGCCGATCGAGCAGCAAAGACACATCGTCCAGGTGATCCACCCCCAGACAACAACACAACCGACGAGGTCGGCCCAGCAAGTTTGTGACGACTGGGATGGACGCGTTCCGGACATTCTCAAAAAAGAGCGCGGGCCCCCCGTCGGAATTCGACTTGGTCACACGGTCGGTGATTGCCGCCAGCTCAAGCGCCGAATCCACGGGCGCAGCAATCCTCACAAGCTCTTGTTTGTCTTGAAGTTCGGCAAGGAAGTCACCCAATGAGTCGTAGGGCATGATTTTCCAGAGCAGTCGTGCTGTAATCAGGGCTGCGGGGATTATAGCGGCGCCGACGACGACAGTCCGCGCTACCGCCGCACCCGATCGAAATAAACGGGACGGACCATTTCGAGGTGCTGAAAGTCAGGGAATTCTGCACGTTGGCGTCGTCCGTTGCCATGATTTCAACTGTTGATCGGGCTTGCATTACCTACAGCTCAGGATTGTGGCGCGACTTGCGACGGGTCGTCACGCGCGTCAATCCAAACGGAATCGAAGATGGAACTGCGTGAATTGGCAGAGCGAATTTTGCGGAATCCCTCGCTGGAAGTGAAACTCGAACGTGTCCGCGAACCACTGACGGATCTGAATCCAGGTGAACCCGTTCGGATGGTCGAACCGGCGCGAGCCCCGGATTTGGTCTTCGCACCACCGCGCGCGGCCCCTTCGATGCCGCATCCCTCGACGTTTGTGGACCCACGCAAACGGGCGATCGCGCATCACATCCTGGCGAATCACGAACTTCAGGCCCTCGAAGTGATGGCCTGGGTGTTACTCGCGTTTCCCGAGGCCCCGGCTGCGTTTCGACTCGGGCTAGCCAAGGTCATGGCCGACGAACAGCGGCACACCCGCCTGCACGCCGAACAGGGAGCGACGCTGGGAATTCGCTTTGGCGAGCTTCCGGTGAACTGTTATATCTGGAAAAAAGCCCAGCAGTTTCAATCGGTACTCGACTATCTCGCCGGCCTGCCGCTGACATTTGAAGGGCGAAATCTCGATCACACACTGGAGTTTGAAGAGTACTTCCAGACTGCAGGCGACGAGAAAAGCGCCAATATCATGAAGGCCATTCATCATGATGAAATTCATCATGTGGCATTTGGCCTGGAGTGGCTGCAGCGACTGAAGCCGGAAGGGCAGTCCGACTGGGACGCCTACGTCGCGCATCTACACTGGCCACTGCGACCGGACAAGTCGATCGGCGATCGATTTCATCTCGAGCCACGATTGGCGGCAGGCATGTCGCCGGAGTTTATTGAACGACTTCGGGCGGACCAAAAGCAGAGTTAGACGTTTGCCGTTTGGGGTTCGACGCGATCAGGCGCTCAACAGGACTTTGTCGGTCGTCTCGACAAGCAGACGATTGAGGATCATCACGAGTTGCTGCGGCTGCGTGCGCAAGACGTGGCCATCGACCCCACCCATCTCTTGAGAGGACCGGTCGGTTTGGGTCAGTCCGATCACCTTCAGTCCGCGCGACTGACGGCGGTCGGCGATCAGTTGTGCCAGGCTCGCGGACACAGTCTCGCCGATCAGAATCGCGCTGAATTCGTCGGACGGCTCCAGAATTTCCAACGCTTGAGCCGCCGATTCGGCCATGCAAGGTTCAAAACCCGCCGATTGAACGGCCATGCAGATCAAGTGTCGATAGAACAACGACTCTTCGACAATCAAAATGCGATGGGATGGGATCGCGACTGGAGGCACGGGCTCGTACGCGACGGAGACTTCGGACGGCAGATCCGTGAATAGAAACTCGGTGGTCTCGTCGAGATCGATCGTTTCGTTTGAAATCGAAAGGGCCTGGTCTTGGGCCTCACTGGCATCAGCCGTCAATGGCAGCGGTTGCGTGACTGGCAGTGCCGCGAACGAAGGGGGCTCATGAAGTGTTAACGGTTCCGGCGCTGGCATCTCGCTACGTGATCGCTGGGCAATCTGCTCGACCAATTCTCGCGTTGAAGCCGCCAGATGTTCCAAACGCGACGTCGTCGTGACGTAGGGTGTCTGGTCCGCGACCATTCGGACGTGAAGACGATGGCACGTCTCGTCCAGCTGCGCCACGAACTGCTCAAGCATCGTCAGCAGGCCGTCGTCGATGCTGTCTTGTTCGACCGCCTCGCGTTCGACGACCGGTTCGAGATGCGGAACCAATTGGGTCTCGCCAGCCGGCTCGATGCTAAGTTCGAACGGAATCGACGGTGCGTCGGCTTGGACCGGGATCATGTCCGCCACCGGCTGCCAGATCGTCTGGAGCGAGAACCGTTCAAGCTTGCGGACGCCTTCGGCGTCGGGAATCTCGGGTTCTTCGCGTGTCGCTTCCAACCCCAGCAACACCTCTTGGAGGGAACTGACATTCGTGGTGAGAATGTCTTTCAGTTCTTCCGCCGAGAACACGAGACTGCGGGAACAGAATCGTTCCAAAAGCTGTTCGAGTCCCACGCAAATGCGCGAGACTCGTTTGAGCTTCAGATCGTCGGACATCGACCACAACCGCTGAAGGCCGTCGATGAGTTCGATGACCGACTCACGACCGTTCGTCATGGCGGGAAACGCAGACAACCACTGATGGAAACGGCCGACGAGAACCCAGCCATCGTCCAAGAGAAACTCGACGCGAGCCTGGTCCATCAATGCTCTACTCCCGGCCAGCGCTTGCTGGCATCCATGAAACCAGGTGCGTTTCGGCTGATTTTGCCGATTGAATCAATTACGCAGACTGGTCGTACTCGGGATATCGGCCGACTGTTGTCCGAAAATTGAGTGCGAGTCACCAGCGAGCGCGACAGAAAGAATCCGCCGCGCTGACGGTCAGGGAACAGGCTGGCGATGTCGCCCAAATGCCTGATGAACGGCTGTACGCGGACGATGCCCTGCTGCGGCGCCGGTAACCGTTCATTCCACCACCCGTTCATTCCACCACCCGTTCAGTCAATCTTGCGACCGGAGAGTATTGAAGGTGCGATCGCCCGCATCCCCCAGGCCCGGCACGATGAACTTTTGGGCATTGAGTTCGGGATCAATGGCACAGACAAAGATCTGTACGTCGGGAAAGTGAGACAACACAACGTCGATTCCCTCGCGCGAGGCAATCACGCATAGGAGCTTTGTCGTTGGCAATCCCCACTTCTGCAGTGCTTCGAGTGCCAAGATGGCCGAGCCACCCGTCGCCAGCATCGGATCGAGCACGATCCCGACGTCGACCGGCTGCGACTTGGGAATCTTGCAGTAGTACTCCACCGGTTCCGCTGTCCGTTCGTCGCGGTACATCCCCACATGCCAGACTTCGGCTGTGGGAATCAGGTCCAGGATCGGATCAACCATTCCCAGCCCCGCACGCAGAATCGGCACCAAACCCACACGATGCCTCAAGACTTGACCCGTCATTGAGACCAGTGGCGTCTGGACGACGGAATCCATCAAAACCAGATCCGATGTCGCTTCATAGGCGAGCAGCGAGGCCAGCCGTCGCATCGACGCACGGAATTCCTCGGGCGACGAATCTCGATCGCGCAAGCGCGACAAATGGTGCTGGACGAGCGGATGACCGATTTCGACGACATGAGCCATGCGACGTTCTCCTCAGTCAGATTCAATCCGTCCGACGCGGACGATGCCATCGGTCAGGCCAGCGGCATAGGCGATAAATCGTTTGTCGGCTGCCGGGATCGACGCACGAAGACGACCCGAGAGGGAACCTGGTTGTGGGTTGGTACGAAGTTCGCGCAGATAGTCGGTCAGCACGATTCGCGTATCATCGCTGTGATTGAGCATGAAGTGAACCCACGCCCACGACTCTTGATAGTCGGCCTTGTGCATCTGGTCGACGGTTTCAAGACTCTCGAGGCGATCGATGTCGGGCGTCCAGCCGGATGCCAGTCCCGCCGCCAGGTTCATCGCGTATTCGCGGTTCATGCCGGGAGGCTGAGTGGTCACTTCAAAGTATTCCGCAAGCCCTTCGTCCAGCCACAGCGGGACATCTTTGAGCGTCGCGTGCAACACACCGTGCGTGAATTCGTGCCGCATATCTTCCTGAATGCGATCACCCCAATACGTGTAGACGGCGAGTTCTCGCGCGCTTCCGACGAAATAGGCGCGTCGTGGGGGCAGCATCGGATAGCGCGTTTGAAAGTAGTTCGCGTAGCGCTGTTCGTCCGCAAACAAGTACACGATGACGGGCTGCTTCTGAACGGGCAGTCCCAAGGTAATGAGGATCTCTTCCCGCAGATTCTCAAGATTCTTCAGCAGCTCGTGCTGGCGTCCGAGCTTGACGTCGCTTTGAATGACGAGATGTTCTTGATCGATTGTGTACTTCGCGGGTAACCCCACCATCGGTTTGGGGGCACGGCAACCGAGCAGGCCGAGCGTGCAGATCCAGATCGCTGAAAGAACAAGGACGCAGCGCGGCCACGACCGGCACAGGCGACTGTGTGCCGCCGTCCTGTCTTCCGTGACAGTGGATGTAGGACGCTCCGTCATACTTACGACCAGACTACTCGCGCTTGCTCGTCAATCAGGGTGGCGGATTCTTTTGATGCTCACGGTCTCGCGTGTGCGGCTCGCCTGGCTCTCAGGCACACGGGTGCACAGCCGGACGGTCGCTCATGACGGAGTGGGATCCCGATGGCGCGCACCTTCCAGGACGCCTCCCAAAATTCCCAAATCCGTCACGGCAAATTGTCGCAGAATCCCCCAGCCCCGCCAATATGTCTCTTATCTCATCGCCGTAAGGTCAGAAACATAAGTGGGTTCCGTACGATTTAGCAGTGACGCGGCGAAGTGAGGTTTTGGAGGGGTGACCTCAGCGGCGTGGAACCGCCAGTCGCCCGACGGAGCCAGCGGAACATAGGCCGATCCGGGTTGCTGCCAATCCAGCGGATGCGATTGCTCCATCTCGAGTTCCCCAGTGGCGAACTCCTCGGCGGTGGGCAGGGCTGGCAATGCGTCGCTGCTGATGGTCTGGGCGGGCGCGACCAATTCACCACAGCGACGGGCGCAATCGTCCAAAAGTTCACGGTCACGGCGCGCCATCTCGTCAAGGACGACGGGGTGCCACGTCGACTTTCGGCCGTCCATCGTGACGTAATGCTGGCGCGCCCATTGGCGAAGCCGCAGTTCGCGAACGAGATCGATTCCGGAAAATCCACTGTTTGGCATGAGCATCCTCCGGTTGCGCGACGAGAATTCGGCAGAAGCCGCCGATTTTGAATCGACTTGGCCCCGAAACCAAATCCAACGGAATTCTTCGTTTTTCTTCACCGCGGTCACTTTGGCGTCGCCGGGACGACCTGTCACGAAAGGGGCGCGTTTCGTGTCCAGTGAACGGTGATCATGCTTCCCGGATGTAACGACGACGCAATGTCTGCCAGATCGATCGATGTCCGTCGCCTACCGCGCCGTGATTAGCTCCCGCAGGCTGCAGGAACGCGAACGAAATCACCACAAGTAATGCCGCAACCGCCAGTAGCGTCAGACGCAATGAACTGTCACTCGCGAACATTTGAACGGCAGGTTCGTACCACTTCTGCAAGACCTCTGCGGGCGGCGGTGTTCCTTTATGATTTCGCGCGTCCAGCTCCAGTCCCACATCGACCGGAATCACTTCCTCCCCAGGCCGGACCGCATCGAACTCCACCCGTGCCAGTTCCGCAGCGAAGTCTTTGTCGCGGCGAATGGCTTCGATGACTTTCTCGATCTTGCCCGCCTGCTGTTCGTAGTGCACCAGCCGCAATTGATTCGAATCAAACTGATTACGGAGCTGCAGATACGTCAAGTACTTGGGGGCGAGTCCGACGATGGCGAACAGTGCGGCCGAGCAGAGCAGACAGAGCCAAAACGCAAGCGACACCGCGAGACCTGAAAGCGTCTCGGGTGGATCTTCAGAGATCATTTCGTGATGCATAGCCATCGTCATCGTTCGCAGCCA
This genomic interval from Schlesneria paludicola DSM 18645 contains the following:
- the upp gene encoding uracil phosphoribosyltransferase, with product MAHVVEIGHPLVQHHLSRLRDRDSSPEEFRASMRRLASLLAYEATSDLVLMDSVVQTPLVSMTGQVLRHRVGLVPILRAGLGMVDPILDLIPTAEVWHVGMYRDERTAEPVEYYCKIPKSQPVDVGIVLDPMLATGGSAILALEALQKWGLPTTKLLCVIASREGIDVVLSHFPDVQIFVCAIDPELNAQKFIVPGLGDAGDRTFNTLRSQD
- a CDS encoding FtsB family cell division protein, with amino-acid sequence MAMHHEMISEDPPETLSGLAVSLAFWLCLLCSAALFAIVGLAPKYLTYLQLRNQFDSNQLRLVHYEQQAGKIEKVIEAIRRDKDFAAELARVEFDAVRPGEEVIPVDVGLELDARNHKGTPPPAEVLQKWYEPAVQMFASDSSLRLTLLAVAALLVVISFAFLQPAGANHGAVGDGHRSIWQTLRRRYIREA